CTGGAATGTGCTGGACTGCTGGAGCTGCCGAGACAGCTGTTTGCAGCATTGGCTGGACAGTTGTAACTGTCTCCCCTGCATTTTTCTTCATTTTTATTTTTGATCCATCATTTTCATATACAAATTCATCAATCGTTGATTGATCGATCAATTTAATTAGTTCACGAATTTCTTGTACTTTTAACATTTCGTAACACCCCTTGTTCCTTTAAATTTAAGACTAGATATTAATACTATACGATAATATCTTGTTAAAGTTCAATAATCTTAATGAACCCTATTTCATTTTACACCTTATCAGGCCTCTCCATCTTAATATTTTTTTGATAAAATGTGAATTTTTGAAAACGTTTTCCTTGTAAAATATCATTGTAGGCTACTTTTATCTGAATTAAACAGAAAAAGGAAAGCGGCTGCTCTCCCTTTTTCTGCTTTATTTGGATGGCGCAAATTCAACGGCAACAAAATTTGTTTCACCAATCTCTTTTTTAACTTTTTGAATGATTTGGTTAGCTTCGGTAGGAGAAAGTTTTTTCTTTGACTTTACTGTGACTCTTACATTTTCACCATCAGCTCTGACTAAGGCATCTTCATAACCCATCGTTTTAATAAGTGTTTCAAGAATTTCTTCCTTTTGTGCAGTTTCATTTAATTTATCCATTTGATCTTTTATTTTGCTTCGTTCCTCTGCTGGCAAGTTTGTAGCTGCAAGTTCGTTTGTCAATTCCTCTTTTTGTTGGCTTCGCTGATCATCAAGTGTCATTCGCAGTTGTTCAAATGTGCTGTCTCCAGCTGCCTGAGAAACTACTTTTTGCCCGTCCTTTGATTGGGTCTTTGTTTGTTGCGTTGTTTGATTTTTAGCTTTTTGCTCGACTACAGCAAGGTCTTTACTTTTTTGCTCTGGGGATGTGATGTAATATACTGATAAAACAACCACTAAACTTAACATCGTTAATAGCCATACTGTTTGTTTTTTCAACAACATTCAATAATCCTCCCTTTATTTTTTAGGCATTACCGCAACCCGGTAACTTGGAACCCCTAGAACCCTTGTAACAGCCTCGACAATCCACTTTTTCACTTCTATATTTTCCGCACCCTTGGCTACTACAAGGACCCCGCGAATCGCAGGCTTTTTGGTTTCAACAACGATCGGAACCTCTTTATCGCCATTTTTGATGATCACTAGCTGCTGATCTGTGGAAGTATCCTGAACTTTACGCTGACCTCCGTCTGTTGCAGTTTCCTCCGTGGTTTGTTCCTTTGTGACTGTATTTTTTTCAAGTATTTTTTTATCAGTAGAATCAATGTTTACTACAACCGTTACGTCCTTCACACCTAACATTTCTTCAATGGCCTTCCTTAATTGATCCTCATATTTTCCCTCGTACTCGGCAATGGCTGAATTTCCAGAACTTTTACTTTGACCAAATGCCGGAACATCACTTGATTGTGTGTTTTGATTTGCTGATGCTTGTATACTGTTAGTGGAGCTTCCTGACTTAAAAAAGACATTTCCAACGACCATAAATGCAGCTCCAACACATAATACGAGAAGCATATACTGATATTTTCCTATTTTCTTATCAGAGTTTTCTTCTAATTTGAGCAGCTTTTTGAGCCACGAAAACGGCCCCTTTTGATTATCCATTTTGTTGATCGATCCCCCCTTCAATCGAAACATCTACTGTTTCTTTTGTGACATTCCATTGTTTTGATAGATATGCTGCAATCTTATCTGATTCTGCTGTTGATTTTTGAGAGGATAAAGGTGCATCGGTGTTAATAACAATCGGTTTAATCGCTTCTACTGTTTTTCCGTCATTACTCGACTGCTTCAGAAGAACGGTGATTTTTTGGAGGTTGTCTGGGAATGCTTGGTCACTTTTTCCGTTCGTTGTGATATTGATTTTATCAATTTCTAAACCGTATTTTTTTATCAACTCCTCTTCTGCCTCCTTTTTCAGCTGTGCAGCCGTTTCTTCTAAAATATATGCATGCTGGGAGGCTTGTATTTCTTTTTTCTTTAAATCTATGTTATTTTTCATATTATTTTTTTCCGGCACTTGAAAAGAAGGGATGGATGAGAGATTCTCTTCAAAATCCTTAGAAATCAGCTTATAGATCGGTGTAAGAATGATCGCAATTAATAATAATCCAGTGACCATCTTTGTATATTTTTG
Above is a genomic segment from Neobacillus endophyticus containing:
- a CDS encoding SpoIIIAH-like family protein codes for the protein MLLKKQTVWLLTMLSLVVVLSVYYITSPEQKSKDLAVVEQKAKNQTTQQTKTQSKDGQKVVSQAAGDSTFEQLRMTLDDQRSQQKEELTNELAATNLPAEERSKIKDQMDKLNETAQKEEILETLIKTMGYEDALVRADGENVRVTVKSKKKLSPTEANQIIQKVKKEIGETNFVAVEFAPSK
- the spoIIIAG gene encoding stage III sporulation protein AG, with protein sequence MDNQKGPFSWLKKLLKLEENSDKKIGKYQYMLLVLCVGAAFMVVGNVFFKSGSSTNSIQASANQNTQSSDVPAFGQSKSSGNSAIAEYEGKYEDQLRKAIEEMLGVKDVTVVVNIDSTDKKILEKNTVTKEQTTEETATDGGQRKVQDTSTDQQLVIIKNGDKEVPIVVETKKPAIRGVLVVAKGAENIEVKKWIVEAVTRVLGVPSYRVAVMPKK
- the spoIIIAF gene encoding stage III sporulation protein AF, coding for MEFLKEWVTNIILFILLATVIDMLLPNSSMQKYTKMVTGLLLIAIILTPIYKLISKDFEENLSSIPSFQVPEKNNMKNNIDLKKKEIQASQHAYILEETAAQLKKEAEEELIKKYGLEIDKINITTNGKSDQAFPDNLQKITVLLKQSSNDGKTVEAIKPIVINTDAPLSSQKSTAESDKIAAYLSKQWNVTKETVDVSIEGGIDQQNG